The genomic interval ataatgaaaagaaaaatatgctCAAATTTACTCGTAGTTTTGTCATAATAGTTTCATAATacatcaaattattaaaattaatagatTATATCAAGTTTTTTGTATACAATGTCAAATTTTCGTATTAATTAAAAGTAtgcaaatcaattaaaaaataattggatTTTAAtcgattattaaaaaaaatcagttttaaaATTGGATTTATCAAAATCGATTGTactatcttaattttttttcttcatatgaTCTCATTTCCAAGATGTGAATTCTTGAAGGTTCTTACAAAATAAAACAGTCTAGTATATTAGTTTGAAAgtaagatattttaattttttttttaagaaaacaaaagtggaatttgtatgaaaaaaatccacattttcaattatttttttgttgccTATTTATCTCTAATATAGCTATTATTACTAGCACTCTATTGACCTTACTAATGTGACATTTCTATTTAGTTCCTTGAAGACCATGGAAATTAAGGTCTAAACAAACATTTGTCGACTAAATTGTCATTGCATGCCATTTTGGTATATGGTTGAGCGGTGAAAACTGAAAACAGTGCAACAGAACATTGACCATACCAAGTTAATCAAacagttttttaattttgaaagcaaaaaactgtttttaaaaagtGTAATCAAACATGAAATGGTTTGCTGAAAGGCGTTGGCGAAAGACACAAGTAAGAGAAAGGGATTGGCATTATACTATTGATAAGAAAGTAAAGTAATGTAAGAGTGGGCATAGTCATTTAATTAGTCAATTAGCATAAATCCATCCCTAGTGTGTTTgcattaaatattttagtttcttttataAACTGAGTGtttgtattaaatatttttaattttttttatagatgaatTGACAAATACCGTCTAAAATCACATAAACAATtacaattttctaaatttaaattcaaataataatattaaatatcaacaTTTATTACTTGAATTAAACTTtatgaatatatattaatttattttaccaatacTCTTTAGAGGTAAGGTAATTAatttttggctaaattacatttgtggtcctttaacttaatttcaggtaaggTTTTAGtcgtttatcttttttttttcttccgatttagtcctttattcctaaaaatatcaaataaaatatgaaaatatgagtttatttgaagatttgcgttacgaatttgatgaaatttgtattatattgaagaatataattaattttatgagttttgattgaatttttttttgaatttttgtataaaaaaggatatcattgttgaaattttaaaagataaaatatcaaattgtcacttaaaattaaaacaaaggaccaaatcggaaaaaaaaagataaaggactaaaacgttacctgaaattaagttaaaggaccacgaatgtaatttattGTAGCTGAGTAGATATAAAGTAAAGAACATTCTATAATATTTCAATAACTCTATTTTATGTTGTTGCTCTTgcaaataaattagtaattttatcTTATCTTATTATGATATTTCTCTTGTATTTGGTTCTATTTTTCAACCAATTTTCaactttttcttattttctctttttactatctcttgaaaattaaaataaaatatttttatatataaattttaatattaagatatattaaaaaatattatttaaaaagaaaatataataaaaaaatatccacAAAACTAAAGCAAGAGATAGAGAAAAAAGTACCAGAAATAAACAAAGGAAGAGGGTAGTTATAATATTGTTATGATGGCGGAGTTTCATTAGTTAGTAAATTGTTTGTGAAAACAAACACACCGTAGAGATTTTTTCccttttgaacttttttttttaatattattgggAGGAGACAACcgcaagaagaagaagaagaaggcgAGTGTGATAGCGGAGAGGTGACTATTGAAGAAGAGGGGGATTCAAATCCAAACCGCAGATCGGAAACAACACCAACACGATGTCCTTCCCGTTCCATCGTCGATCTCAATCGGAGGTTCATTTCCGAATCCCCGACGACTTCGACCTCGAAATGGATCCCTTCGACTTCGACGCCTCTCCGCTCCATTTCCAAGATCCACCTCCACACGATGACCTCCTTTCTTCTTACATTGATTCCGACAATTCCGGATCCAAACTCCTTTCTCCCTCCGCCAAATCTGGCAATGCAGATGACACTACCAACACCGGCAGGCCTGCTCACCGCCGAAGCAATTCCGCCGATACCTCTTCTTCTTTATTATCGGAAGGAATCGAATCTAAGAAAGCCATGTCCCCTGATAAACTCGCTCAATTGTGGACCGTTGATCCCAAACGAGCCAAGaggtctctctctctctctctctctctcttcacaTTCATATTCGTTTTTTGTAACAatgcaattttcatttcattttattttttcctaaAACGAAGTCGCTTCATAGATCGTGTGCATTTGATGCAGGATTTTGGCTAATCGTCAATCTGCTGCGCGTTCGAAAGAGAGGAAAGCTTGTTACGTTGTTGAGCTTGAAAGAAAAATTCACACTCTTCAAACTGAAGCAACAACTCTTTCTGCTCAATTAAATCTTTTTCAGGTTTTTACTCATCATTGTCTATGTTCAACAAATATTCTTAGGTATAGTATAATGGAGCAgtgaaaaattgattttgcagatGTGAGGTGAATGTGTATAGCTACAGGTGTATACTAACCTATGAAGCACAAACTCCGATATAGACATCTGATATGATATGACAGGGAtaccataaaaaatataagaaacagatacatatataactacttatttattataattaaataaaatatgaacattaAGATCTAAATTGAGCCATTTATTTCACTACAAAAAAGTTCTTAAACAACATATTATAGTTTTTCACCATCATTCATTCATCTATTATACCGAAAAGctaaaaataatgtaattaaatttaatgtctTCAACCTTTTACTAGTCATCTCTACTTCTACTCATCTTTAACCTCCATACAAGTGTCTTCAGAGGTGTGTCgaagcaaagaaaaaaaaattgggacACTTGTCTAAGTAGTCCGATAATGTCATGTGGATGTCATACATCGACGCGTGTTGGACACTAGAATTCGCCTAAGCTCGGAGGCATCTGTGCTTCTTAGATACTAACAATATACtatgtattttgttatttaatatgGTTTTGTTGTTAACACGCATACACGTTTAGGTAATATAAGGCTGGCTTGTTGATTGAGGTGGGTGGAAGGGTAAGGATTGGAGTCATAAAGGTGGTCAAGAGTTCGACTCTCACCCTTAGCATATTACTAATACAAACAATTATTAACAATACGAGAGAATAAGCTTCATATACTTGTTGTGAAGTTCAAATAG from Cicer arietinum cultivar CDC Frontier isolate Library 1 chromosome 5, Cicar.CDCFrontier_v2.0, whole genome shotgun sequence carries:
- the LOC101509197 gene encoding bZIP transcription factor 18, with product MSFPFHRRSQSEVHFRIPDDFDLEMDPFDFDASPLHFQDPPPHDDLLSSYIDSDNSGSKLLSPSAKSGNADDTTNTGRPAHRRSNSADTSSSLLSEGIESKKAMSPDKLAQLWTVDPKRAKRILANRQSAARSKERKACYVVELERKIHTLQTEATTLSAQLNLFQRDTSGLSTENTELKLRLQAMEQQAKLCDALNEALKNEVDRLKMATGEMTTHAETYGLGMHQFSYSQAPSFQHQPQHGPNELRAMQMQQFHSHSSNISTPHQPQFDLPTSYDLSEMLSSDSIGQFQGLDIGHRVSHVLMPDGPSISVNKTHNAF